The genomic window GGAGTTATGGAGCTAAAGGCTATTTCCGAAAAATTAACGGGAAGTGTATTTCAATGGATATTGGATCTACTGTATATAATTCTGCCTAAATTCAACCTGTTAAATTACAGGGATTATTTGAAATCGACAGACACCAATTATTTTTTGATAATTGGTTATGTAGGGGTCTATATAACCTGTGTTATGGTGGCTACAAATATAGCTTTTGAAAAAAAACGACTGTGATGAATTGGAGATCCATAATTAAAAATTGATAATGTGCAATTGAAAATTAAAGGAGAAAACTCTGCGTTGAGAATTTTTAGGAATCTGTGTCAAAAAAAGGTTCTAAAGATTCCATCTTTAATACGGGTTCATTTCTTGTCTTGACACAAGAAACAAACCAAAGAAAGTCAAGAAGGTTTATAATTGTCTTAGTGGAGTAAGTCACGATCGTCATCGTAGGAACAGTACTGCTGAAGTAGAACGACTATAAACTTCAAGTGGAAAGTCTAAAAATAAAGTCAGATTTTTGTCTGAGTCAAAGATAGGGTTTAAAACTAAGAAGAAAAGGTTTAACTCTGAGAACCTTTGAAATCTCTAAAACTCTGCGTTGAAAGATTTTGATTTTATAAATTGTTGTAGTTCGTGACAAAAAGAAAAAAAGGGTGTGGTGTAAGTGATTAAAGACAGTAAAATATATATCCTCCTACTATGTTTTGGGATATTATTTTTATTAAATCCATATCTCAGAGAAGATGAAGAGGTCTTACTTAAAAATGGTTATAGAGAAACTGATGGGATGAAGCAAAATACGCTTCTCCTACGAACTATGGGGATGAAGAAGGTAGGTACAGCATTTATATGGATCGACCAGGTGCTGACAGTAGGAGAAGGTGGGAATCCAGATCTCGTAGTAGAAAAGATAAAGGAAAACTCCGATAAGATGGCATATTTAGACCCTTATTTTCTCACAAATTATAATTTTAGCGGAAGTATCCTGGGGCTTATCAGGATCTATAAGAGGTTTGATCTGGCCAGTGAGATATATCAAAAAGGCATAGAATATAACCCTGATAATTTAATCTTGAAAAACTATTTTGCAGGGATGATGGCAGCTTCTAAAAACAATGTAGAGGGATTACTGGTAAATTTTGAAAAGATAGTGGATGAGACCAGGGATGACCTTCTCACAAATATGGTGGCGTACCTGTATGAAAGGCAGTATAAGAAGTCAGGAGATAAGAGAGATCTGGAAAAGGCATTTAAATACTGGAGTATGCTGGCAAACTCTAAAGATGAAAAATACAAGGAAATAGGGTTGAGGAAACTTGAGAAGATGAATAAAGAATAAGAGTGTCTTGATAAAAAATGGGATAATCTATATTAAAATTTACTAATAAATGCTAATATACTTGACATTATGTATTAATATCTTATAAACTATAATAGGTATAATGATAAAAAATAAAAAAAGGATTTTTTATTTTTTGGGGTAAAATAGGTTAGAGTAAGGAAAAAATAAATTTTTGGAGGGATCGATATGAAAAGATTGAAAAAAGGATTTACACTGATTGAATTATTAGTAGTGATCGCAATAATCGGAATATTAGCAACAACATTGGCACCAAAGTTAAGAGAGCAGTTAGCAAAGGCTAAAGACTCGAAGGCCGTGGCACTATTAGGAGCCGCAAGAACAGCAGCGCAAGTTATTGTAGTGGATGAAATGATATCTAGTACAAGTAATGATGCTATAAATGTAACTGTAGATGAATTAAAAGCTAAATTAGATAAAAAATCAGGAGAGTTAATGAATGCAAATGCAGAAATAGCGATAGGAGGATCAAGACCTGGTTCTGGAGGAAAACTTGAATATGGTGGAACAGTTGCATTAGCAACATCAGGAACAGCAATAGGTACAGATTTTGATGTGACAGATGATGATGTATCTATAGAATTAGTTAACAAAAAAGCAGCAAATACTCATAGTACAGAAGATAAAGAGTGGGCAAAGTACTAAGCTCAAATATTGAATATGAAAAGGACTTGAATGAAAATTTTAGTCCTTTTTTTAATATCCTTTATTTTTTTTGGTTCATTATAACAGGGAGGATAAAAGATCTTAAATAGTTCAAATTTTGATAACTTTAAGAGAAATTTTAAGTTTTTTCTATAAAACTTACTCTAAAGGCTTATAGAGTCTTAAAAAATTAATAAAATAAAGGAAAATATTTTTTTTAAAGAAGATAATATATAATTATAATTTTAAATTAGGGAGGGGCTGAGATGAAAAAGTTGACGAAAGGATTTACACTGATTGAATTGTTGGTTGTTATAGCAATAATAGGGATTTTAGCTACGACATTGGCACCCAAATTAAGGGAGCAATTAGCTAAGGCCAAGGATTCCAAAGCAGTGGCATTATTGGGGGCCGCAAGAACAGCAGGTAATGTAATTTTACTGGATAAGATGGTTCAAGACACTTCTGGGTCAACTATAACTATAAGTCAAACTGAAATAGAAGCTAAGCTAGATGCAAAAACTGCCGATCTGTTAAATGTCGATTCGACAATAGCAATCGGTGGATCGAGAGCTGTGAATGTGACTGATAGTATAGTTTATGGAAAAACTGTTATATTAACTTCATCTGGAACGGCTATTTCATCTGGAGTTACTGCAGATAATGATAGCTTTACATTAAGTTTACAAAAAGGAACAGGGGCGGGGCTACTTAGTACAGAAGGAAAAGCTTGGTTAGATTACTAAAAAATAAGTTACATATATAAAGGGTTTGAGAAATATATTTCTCAAACCCTTTATTTTTCAGGAAATTAAAAAAATCTCATTAGAGATTTATACTAAAGTAGTATTTGAAGTTCAAAAATGAATTTTTACATCAAACCTTCTTTTTATTTAGAACTATTCATAGTATTATATTAAAGTAAGTATAATTATTATGGGGGATAAACATGGCAAAAATAAAAAAAGGATTTACATTGATTGAACTATTGATAGTAATAGCAATAATAGGAATTTTAGCTACAATACTGGCACCTAAATTAAGAGAGCAGCTAGCTAAGACAAAAGATACTAAAGCTATAGCACTGTTGGGGTCAGCCAGGACAACCACAGAGGTAATATTGGTGGAGAAAATTATAGTCGAAGATATTAATAAAAATGGTTATATCAGGATAAGTTTAAATGAGTTAAAAAATAAGTTAGATAAAAAATCCAATGAAATATTTGAAAATAAAGAGAATGGAAATATTCTTGTGGGCAGTGTTTTAGATAAAAATGATAAAATTCGTAATGACTGGACACTATATTTATTTGGAACAGATGATAAAAAATCAAATGATATCAAATTAAGAATTAATAAAAGTAGTTTGAGAATAAGCGGTGATGAAGTTCAATTGAGATTAATGGTTGGAAATAGTAAAAATATGAAGAAAGCTAAGAGTACAGAAGGAAAGCTATGGTCAGATTATTAAATAAAGCATTATGGGGGGAACTATGAATAAATCAAAGAATGGATTTACACTGATTGAACTATTAGTAGTGATAGCTATAATAGGAATTTTAGCCACTACATTGGCACCCAAATTAAGGGAGCAATTAGCTAAGGGAAAAGATGCAAAAGTAATAGCAGCTTTAGGAGCTGGAAGAACAGCTATAAATGTGATATCTTTTGAGAAGATGGTAAATGCCGATACAAATAGTATTACAATAACTTATGATGAATTTAGAGACAGGTTAGATAAAAAAAACAGGGAAATATTTAAAGAGGATGACGGGGATATATGGGTAGGAGGGTCAAGGAAGGATCCTAAAACAGATCCTGACTCTCCTATTAAATATAATATGAATTTAACTTTGTCTCATAAATATAAAAATGATGAGCAGGGGGAAAAATCATTCAATAAAACGACACCCATGGAAATAGATGACGATGAGGCGTTGTTATTTTTATCTCCAAGGGCAATTCCAAACGGATATGTTTACAGTATAGAGGGGAAAAAATGGATTGATTATTAAAAAAAAGGATTTGAAGCATTGGCCTCAAATCCTTTTACTTTTTAAAATCCTAAACTATCCAGGATCTTTTCTCCTAATTTTCTGTTTTCACCCTTATATGGGTAACAATGAATATGGATAGCCGGATTAAAGTTGATCTCGATTATCCCGTGATTACTGTCGTTTGGAAGTTCCTTGATATCTTTTATCATCATATCCACACCACAGATAGTGGCATCTGCAGCTTTAGCTGAATCTATGGC from Psychrilyobacter atlanticus DSM 19335 includes these protein-coding regions:
- a CDS encoding pilin, which encodes MNKSKNGFTLIELLVVIAIIGILATTLAPKLREQLAKGKDAKVIAALGAGRTAINVISFEKMVNADTNSITITYDEFRDRLDKKNREIFKEDDGDIWVGGSRKDPKTDPDSPIKYNMNLTLSHKYKNDEQGEKSFNKTTPMEIDDDEALLFLSPRAIPNGYVYSIEGKKWIDY
- a CDS encoding pilin — translated: MAKIKKGFTLIELLIVIAIIGILATILAPKLREQLAKTKDTKAIALLGSARTTTEVILVEKIIVEDINKNGYIRISLNELKNKLDKKSNEIFENKENGNILVGSVLDKNDKIRNDWTLYLFGTDDKKSNDIKLRINKSSLRISGDEVQLRLMVGNSKNMKKAKSTEGKLWSDY
- a CDS encoding pilin, with translation MKKLTKGFTLIELLVVIAIIGILATTLAPKLREQLAKAKDSKAVALLGAARTAGNVILLDKMVQDTSGSTITISQTEIEAKLDAKTADLLNVDSTIAIGGSRAVNVTDSIVYGKTVILTSSGTAISSGVTADNDSFTLSLQKGTGAGLLSTEGKAWLDY
- a CDS encoding pilin, producing MKRLKKGFTLIELLVVIAIIGILATTLAPKLREQLAKAKDSKAVALLGAARTAAQVIVVDEMISSTSNDAINVTVDELKAKLDKKSGELMNANAEIAIGGSRPGSGGKLEYGGTVALATSGTAIGTDFDVTDDDVSIELVNKKAANTHSTEDKEWAKY